The region GCATGGAACTTTGACCTTAGGAAATTTAATAACCTTTAATCATCAATTCTCTGTCATCCCTAAGTCTCATCTGCCACTTGGACTCAGTGACACCTGCCACATTAACTCAGACCTTTTCCAACCTGCCTTTAAGCTTTCTTGGTATTCCTCTCATAGCAGATCTTTCTTAgcaaaaattcttttattgtacaaaatccattcttttctaaaacatgatcatttttccttttcactcTGCTCTTTTAAGGAAATACATCCTCGTTTTTATGTCCTTATCACCACAACTCTTTCACCCACTTACtgttacttttctctctctctaaagagaTTCCTTATTcgctcattttaaaaaattaatataattatacaatttcttttcctcccttttcttctcctatgTCCTTTCCCTCCAAATGTTCCCCTTACTTTCTCTCGAATTCATAGACCCTTCCTGTTTATTATTATGCTTACATACATTGCATAAGTATGTAAGTATAACCTGCTCAGCCCATTTCATGTTGCTCATATATATGTGGTTTCAAAACTGTGCCTAGAACTATGAGATCGATTGGCTCTTGTGACCTCCACTGCAGTGGCGGCTCTGGCATCCAGGATCTCAAACACAACAACTCACTGAGGTAGAGAACTGGATTTTTCAGACACATtccaaagtaaagaaaataggaaCTAATGCATGTTGTCTTTCTCTGATTATCTGCTGATAATGTTCCAGCAagatttctgaagggaaatgagcTGATATACCTCTAGGCCAAGAAAATGATATCTCGTGACCCCCAACTCTTGGCATTGTGTTTCTCTCTACTTGGGATTATATTTTGTACAGTGATATTTTGTTCATGTGACCTCAGTATCAATGGCACCAATCCTAtgcctttgttttaaatttctgaacTGCAGGATGCATCCACAGCCTGTGATGAGCTAAGCCAGTTACTATTCATTTTAGTGGATAAACAGAATTCCTCTGTGCATCTGCTTTAAGACAAGCAGATCTTTAACTTTTTCCACACTACATTCTCTAGAGCagtttaaatcattttattgcaCCATTAGGATATTAATTTCTAGGTACAGATAAGAAAGTTTTTCTGAATCATTAATGTAATCAGTATGTATGTCTTCTTTTATAGGTGTATGAGACATGATTGCTGTTCTCTTCCTAGCGATTCTCTGCTTGGAAGTCAACTCAACTGCTCCAACACCAGATCCCAGTTTGGAGGTTGAGTGGAATGAATGGAGGACAAAACATGGGAAAACATACAACATGGTTAGTAACATGAAAATTCCCATAGACAattgtaggcataaattttttgcaacctacttttaataatagTTCCCACCTCTCCTATAGCTCATTACCCAGCAGaagtagtagaagagaaaagttattaggacatgGGGAAAATGgtcctgttcagcaatagttttttttttttttacacaattacattttattcagctgtaaggaaaaatgaaagcataataTTTGAAGGAAAGTGGATGGGACTAGAAATCATTCTGTCAAGAAAAATAAGCCAAACTCAGCCCAACACAGTGTTTTCTCTCATGCATAAAAcctatatttaaatgtatataagtgagagaaagaggagaggggattaaaagaaagaagactaaAAAAAAACCATGAGAGGAAAAATCTTAAGGAAATGGATTAAGAGGCAACATTGTTCATAATAGCCAACAAGGTAAAATGATCCAAGACCCTTCAACTGATAAAGCGAGATACAGCCGCACAGTGTAGTATTACTTAGTAATAGATGGTGAAGCACTGGTCCCCAGTACAGCATAGATGAACTTGGAAACATTATGCTAATATTCTACTTAGCtccagctgtcaacttgacacaaacctggagtcatctgggaagaggggttCTCAGTTGAAAACaatcagcaatagttctttggcagcagttcagtcccgtagcaaacaccaaatatgactcagcagctacAGGCCAGttctctaggcaggcagacaccaggcaaaAACCAGCAGCTGTAACCACAAGACTATCCAGCCAGGCTGAGGTGAGGCTGTGTCGGGAGCAAGCTGCCTCAGGGACTTCaagagcagttcttgggtgagtaTTTCTCAATGGCAGCattatcacaagttgagctcagCACTGTGTAAGGCAAACCAACACATGTGTTTTGGTAGAGAAgaatagcaaggcagagcaaaccaaaccaatgctcagtgctcctctcccactgtctgtggggtcatatttatctTCCTTCATCAAgtttcctttcatgtgtctgctacatcaaaacatcctctcacctgtgtctgcttcaggaaaacattctttcctttgtATGCTTTAGCAAGACGTCCTTTCACATGTGTGCCCCATCAAAACATCATTCGACATAATTGAGTTTCCGAAGAtgctagaagtttccacttcagacaATAGTACTGTGtaattatgtatgtttgtattatgGTCATACCATGAATTCGAGAATCTAGTTCAAGGCTTAATCTGAAGACACATATTGTGTATATTATGTGACAAAAATTTCTATGTTACCAGATGTGGATAATGGCTTTCAGAAGAGTGCAGCCATCCTTTGCCATGGTTCCTCTTCCCTAGTGGGTCCGTGAGTGAACTTGGGTTGGTCTTGAAATAGAAGGGAAGATCACAACTCGTATTCTTTTTCCAGAATGAAGAAAGACTGAAGAGAGCTGTGtgggaaaagaattttaaaatgattgaaCGGCATAATTGGGAATACCTTGAGGGGAGGCATGACTTCACCATGGCGATGAATGCCTTTGGTGACTTGGTGAGTGCAACGTGACATAAATTACACGGCATAGTAactctcttcagttctttataaatATCTTCAATGATATGTTGACTTTTCTTGAAGACCAATATAGAATTTGTGAAAATGATGACAGGCTTTCAAAGGCAGAAGATCAAGAAGACGCACATATTCCAGGATCATCAGTTTCTTTATGTCCCAAAACGTGTGGATTGGAGACAGCTTGgctatgtgactcctgtgaagaATCAGGTATAGTAATGTGTCAGTCCCAACTTACACCACTCACAGAAAGCCATGAAAGAAATGTTATCTTTGCTTTCTCTGAGTATGGAGCAGCATGCAGTtcagttttataaaacatattcGGAAGTGTGAATTGTCCACAAATATCTGTTATTAGCCTTGTAATGACTCACAGCTTTTTCTTCATCCCTTAGGGTCATTGTGCCTCTAGTTGGGCTTTTAGTGCAACTGGGTCCCTAGAAGGACAAATGTTCAGGAAAACAGAGAGACTGATCCCTCTGAGTGAGCAGAACCTACTGGACTGCATGGGATCTAATGTTACCCATGGCTGCAGCGGTGGCTTCATGCAGTATGCCTTCCAATACGTGAAAGACAATGGCGGCCTTGCAACTGAGGAATCCTATCCTTACAGAGGACAAGTAAGTAGAGCTCCTGTGCTGTTGCCATTCCAGCTCAAGCTTTAGAAAGCACAACTGCAGAGACAATCTACCTGCTCTCTGCAAACTCACCTTCTGATTGATTTAACTCTTAGAGGacttcatgcacacatataatatgTTGTGGCCAAATTTACACCATTCCTTTGTCTCcgtttcctcctctgtctccccaaaacactttttcttcccatcttcctgctttccttttttattataattaaaccCGCTAAGCTCACATAATactgcatgtgtatacatgagtaTACGACCATTGACCAAAGCATAAGTAAGCTCTCTGGGGCcatatcaataaagaaaacttaCTCTTCTCCTGAAGGAactatcaactgccaatagcaTTACAACCAGGGGTGGAACTTCATGATCCTCCCCACTGTCCATGTTGATATTTTGGCAGATTGGATCTTATGAAGATCATGTGTTTAAAGTCATAACTCTGATTTCATATGTGCAATATCCCTCTCATGTCTCAACACATAATTTTTATTACCCATGCTcactaactctttttttttaaacatttatttatttattatgtatacatcatacagctttctgtctgcatgtatgcctgcaggccagaagagggcatcagaactcattacagatggttgtgagccaccatgtggttgctgggaattgaactcaggacctctggaagagcagtcagtgttcttaacctctgagccatctctccagccccctcactaACTCTTTTACAATCTTTTGTACACTACTACCACTGCCTCCTTATGAAATGATACCTAAGCCTAAGATAGCAACCACATATGAGGGGGAGCCTGGTATGGTTGTCTCTCTAGGTacgagttacctcactcagaattatTTCCAGTTGCACCCACTAACCTATGAACttcatagtttcatttttaataactgtatatagtccattgtgtatatgtacaaagTCTTCATTTACCAGTTGATAGGCATCTAggctgcttctgttttctggctCTTAAGgataaagtagcaatgaatgtGGATGAGCAAATATCCTGGTGCTAGGACCTAGACCCCATGGTTATATTCCCACAAGTGTTGCTAGCTGAATCATAGCTGATCTATCCCTGACTTTTTGAGGAAATTGTACTCTGATTTCCAAACTTCCACCAACAGCGGTAAGTATCCCCCTTTATCCACACTTATACCAGCTGATTTTAGTCATCTGTTtattatcttagctattctggtCAGAGTAagatgaaatttcttttttgtttttttttaagagttaagaGAAGCAGGAACAGGGTGTGTACCTCAATAGAGCCAGTGCTGGAACAGGGTTccaagatgaaatttcaaagcaatttttaagttgtatttacttgatggttaaggatgttgaacatcttaaAAAGTATTTCTTGGGTATCTAAttccttcttttgagaactcaGATTAATTCTaaactgccccccccccaaatttaattgggtatttgttttcttggtgttggtttgtttttgtattggttttgttttttaatctttgcgTGTTCTGGATAGTAATCATTTGTCAGACATAGAgctggtaaaaaaaaacaaacaaacaaataacaaacaaaaaaaaacaccattcTGCAAGAtatctctttggatggtggtttctgttgctatattCAAGGGTTTATTAGTTTCCTGAGGTCCTATGTGTGCCCATTACTGTTCTCTGTAGAAATGCTAGACCACATTTATTCATCTAATTTCCATGTAAAGTTTATTTAAGATAAACTCCAATTAAACAGAGGTTTAAAACCTTAAAGATATAGATGTgatattatgtaaaaaaaatgaagattacaAGCATAGGAGgaaaacattacttttttttaactagGATAAGGAAACCCGGAGGCCATTATTACTTCCAAAGCACAGGGCATAAGAGTGAGTTTTCTGGAACACACTGAAAACACAATTAGACATTTTCCCACATTAGTTTTGACTCTCCCCTAGCATCTCTACTTTTTCTTCAtgtaaagtttattaaaaatgtcCTCGATTGTCCTTCAAGATAGTAATTGATAATCCCATGCATTTAACAAGATACTTCAccagtttcttctttatttttaagaatatttttattgaatattttttatttacatttcaaatgttatgcccttttcCCGtgcataaaccccctatctcatccccctccatcttcttctatgagggtgttcccttccccaaccacccaccctgaaattcccctacactgggggttgggggagtgtccagccttggcaggaccaagggcttctcctcccattggtgcccaacaaggccatcctctgctctaaatgcagctggagccatgggtctgtccatgtttactcttttctTCACCAGTTTCTaaaatgctttttgtttggttcaGTTCTGAGATCACATCTTACTATGCAACCATGGTAGGCCATGAGCTTATTCCACAgaccaggcaggcaggctgtgAACTAACACAACCCTCTCTGCTTGAGTTTGTTACCAACAGCATTGTCTGAGAAAGAAACACATCCTGTGTCTAGGAGCTCCCTGAACCTTGACACACTAAAAACAAAGGGAAATGGTCTGTATAACAGCCATTTCCACTTCAAAGGTCTAGGAAGGCTATTTCTGAAGAGGTATGAGCTTTTTTCCATTGTTGCTCTCATGTTTTTCTACCCACATTTCCTTGTTTCCCCCCCTCCAACCCCCGATGATCTATTAACAAAACTTTTTATTCCCTGTAAACACAGTTTAATGATTACATagtatctttttaattaatttatttattcactttacaacccaatatcagctcccatctcttcccagccccccttcctctcttcctcccattgtccctcccattctcctctgagaatggCGTGCCTCCACACATCATCCTCCCAATGCCCATCACCCcaaaccccacaccccacacccagcacatcagtctctgcaggactaggtacatcctctctcactgaggctagaccaggcggCCCAGTTTGGGGAACagaatccaaaggcaggcagtaaATTCAGGGAGagctctgctccagttgttggggaagttgcatgtctgctacatatgttcaggTGGCCTACGTCCAATCCATGCTCACCCtttgttggtgattcagtctttgGGGACACAAAATCcatgttagttgattctgttggtcttcctatggaccTATCCCCTTTGGGACCCTCACACCTTTCCTCCCACACTTACTCAATACTCCTCAAGCTCCATCTCATATCTGgttctgggtctctgcatctgtttcactCAGCTGTTGGACAGAGTGTCTCAGAGGAGAGTTATGCTaagatcctgtctgcaagcataatagaatatcattaacagtgtcagggagtGGTTCTTGTCCATAGGGCGAATCTCAgcttgggccagtcattggtagTCCATTCCCTCtatctctgttctatctttgtccctgcacatcttgtaagcagAACATGTTTTAGATCagaggttttgtgggtgagttgctgtccttatccctccactgggattcctgcctGACAAGAGAAAGTGgacacttcaggctccatatccttcACTACTAGGAGTTTCAGCTAGAGCGACCCCCATAACCATTCTGGAACCtccccccatcccaggtctctggcatgtcctagagatgctCCTCCCCAATTTGAGTTCTCTCCTGTTATTCCTACACCTGatcccccttcccactcccatcctcattccttctcccacccaaatccctctctccatccatctctgaTATCCTTTTTATTTCACTCTCTAAGAAAGATTCAACCAGCCTTTGGCCCTCCTTGTCATTGggttctttgggtctgtggaatgtagtgtggttatcctgtacttcgtggctagtatccacttattagtgagaatatgcatacatgttctttggggtctgggtgacctcactcagggtattttctagttccatccatttgcctgtaaaattcatgatgttcttgtttttaatagctgagtagcattccattgtgtgaatgaacgttttctttatccattcttcagttgagggccACCTACATTGTTTCCAGTTACTAACAattgtgaataaagctgctatgagcatagctgagcaagtgtccttttgGGATGGTAGAACATCTTTCGGGCatctgcccaggagtggtatagatggatcCGGAGGTAGAACTACtatcaattttctgagaaactgtcaaattCATCTTCGGAATGGTTATagaagttttcactcccaccaacaatggaggggtgttccccTCGCCCCACCTGCTTGCCAGTATGGATgtggctgttgttttgtcctgttaAAGgagatttttcagtttcatgaggtcccacttattaaGTTGATATTAGTGCCTGAACCATGGGTGTTCTATTCAGGatgttgtctcctgtaccaatgagtttctcttctattagatttagtgtatttggttttatattgaggtctttgatccacttggacttgagttttgtgcagggtgataaattgGCATCTATTTCTTAACCATGAACCATATGAATCCCTTAAAGTCAGTAAGAAAAATCTTTAACCAAATTAACAAAGGGGAAATGAAAGaccaaaattattaaaattagggATGAAAGTGGGGATATTACAACAGACACAGGGGAAATTCAACAGGTCAGGGgttattcattaaaattttatattcccctatactagaaaatataaaaataagtgggTAGGTATCTAGATATATGTGacctataaaaattaaatcaagatgaaGTAAATAATCTATATGAACATATAACTGACATAGATTCTGTAACTAAAACATCTTACCTataaagaagcccaggaccagatgaattCAGCATAGAATTTTACCATTCCTTCCACAGAAAGCTAACGCTAATTTGCCTCAAATTTCTCCATAAACTATAAAGGAAGGAACATTTCCAGATTATTAAATGAAGTCAGTGGTACCCCAATACCAAAACCTAATGAAGGTTACACCAGAAAAAAGGTTTATAGGCTAATCTCTCTAATCAACTTGGTAGCAAATATCTTTAGCACAATCCTGGCTAACTAAATTCCAGAATATGTCCAGATGATCATATATCACAATCAAGTCAGCTTCATTCCATCTTCATGCAGGGTTTgtagatatatttaaattaataattgtaATTCACCACATACACTGAAGGAGAAAAActacaggatcatctcattaaatacaTTTAACAAGATCCAACGTTGCTTCATGAGAATGTATGGATACAGGGGACATAGCTCAACATAATAAAGTCAGTGTGCTACAAGCCCACAGTCAACATCAAAGcatttcaacaaaaataaaggaaattaccATTAAGGTAGTAGAACCTGTCTATAGACCATCATTGCTGTCACTGACAGTACCAGCCTTTGTATGGTTATTTGAGGGGCTGCTTACCGAGGACCCCTTCTTGCTGCTATGAACCCAGAGAATAGGAAAACCACTCCACCGAGGACACATCTATccactgtgaatatttttatggaCGGAAGACCTATGAGGATCACTGAACACAAGTAAACTAATCTTCAGCTCCAAATCTCCCAGTAGAACGTCTCTTCTTGGAATGTTTTAGAAGAACAGAGAGTTGAGGATCCTCATCTGCAGCATGCTGGGTTGTGTGATCCTGCCTCTTGTGCTCCAGGAGGTAGACGGCAATGAATGAACATCTTTCCCTTTAACTTTAAAAGGGTAGAGAGTGCAGGTACCACGCTGAGAATTCTGCGGCTAATGTCAGAGATTCTGTGCAAATCCCAGGAAGCGAGGAAGCCCTTATGAAGGCAGTGGCTAAAGTGGGGCCCATCTCTGTTGCAGTTGATGCCAGCCATGGTTCCTTCCAGTTCTACGGTAGTGGTAAGTGTCTTCCTTCTAGTAATCTATGCACAAACATTGTACCACTGCCACGAcagatttattttgtaatttctttgtCACATAGTATTTGAGGTAAATGTTCCTATTTGTGGGTTTTATATTCTCTATGAGGAAGGCTATACAACTTTTTCCTACTTTacatcacttaaatataattcCATGAGTCCAAGTCCTTAATGTACTTTTTAATTAGCCTTATGTTCCATGTGGTAtaatttacttgtattttctccAGTTGTttgatctttaatattttaatcagaTATTTCATTTATGTACATAATTCTTGTAAAAGACTTCTTCAttgcattattttttgttttctgtggggTTTGCTTGGGCTAGCCTACAAGTAAGTCAATAAGATTTCTTGTGTGTGACCAAGAAACTGTTTTACCAGATGACTTATGCTAAATTTTATGTCTGATGTATTTATCTGAGAGCTTATACTCGTAGCCCTGAGAACAATGAAAACTCTTGTTTAGTCTTACCTTTGTGTACGTCACCCCAGTGAACTGAAGAAATGCCTCTCTTCCTGTTGGTGACATGGTCACGGGGAGGTCACCAGAGCCTCTCACCTCagttttggttttatgttttaggCATCTATTATGAGCCACAGTGTAAAAGGGTTCACCTAAATCATGCTGTTCTGGTGGTCGGCTATGGCTTTGAAGGTGAAGAATCAGATGGCAACAGTTTTTGGCTGGTAAAGAACAGGTATAAATTTcacagtatatttatatttaaaattcaaaagtaaaTTACTGTACACAGTGTTCAGATATATACACCAACAATCTACATCCAGTAGAGGTTGAATGCAGAAGTTCTGGTATGTGATAATAGCATAATG is a window of Rattus rattus isolate New Zealand chromosome 14, Rrattus_CSIRO_v1, whole genome shotgun sequence DNA encoding:
- the LOC116883736 gene encoding testin-2; amino-acid sequence: MIAVLFLAILCLEVNSTAPTPDPSLEVEWNEWRTKHGKTYNMNEERLKRAVWEKNFKMIERHNWEYLEGRHDFTMAMNAFGDLTNIEFVKMMTGFQRQKIKKTHIFQDHQFLYVPKRVDWRQLGYVTPVKNQGHCASSWAFSATGSLEGQMFRKTERLIPLSEQNLLDCMGSNVTHGCSGGFMQYAFQYVKDNGGLATEESYPYRGQGRECRYHAENSAANVRDSVQIPGSEEALMKAVAKVGPISVAVDASHGSFQFYGSGIYYEPQCKRVHLNHAVLVVGYGFEGEESDGNSFWLVKNSWGEEWGMKGYMKIAKDWNNHCGIATYSTYPIV